In a single window of the Papaver somniferum cultivar HN1 chromosome 8, ASM357369v1, whole genome shotgun sequence genome:
- the LOC113303757 gene encoding PKS-NRPS hybrid synthetase CHGG_01239-like, whose product MLGSPERKENPPKKPRIDKDDYNESSMIQAIDNQLEIEPIIENQATDNHLEIPSGEDDIKPVIEGQLDSEPNLEDQSEYVPIIEDQAIYDPSEVEPISVDQAVDNDAVLKLIGEDQDAARKFEIEHVDEDQVTTNQLEGYVGVTEDDAIDNQSEAEQNYEEQDIDNQLEHDPIADGQIDLSSKFITDRVFETRKELIDWAKETGREVGTVIVTKKSDFVTGRTPRLLLGCERAGKYRPRKPGAERKGGKRKSTTKLCGCPFLMRGLYQLGTPDKWKVNVVCGRHNHPLVGHVEGKSGMGRLTVEERKIVEEMSASGLKLKQALTVIKSRNPTNASTIRHVYNARATLRKIETREKSHMLQLINDLQDNAYLEWRRYTEDADAVKDLFWAHPESVQLAKCFPHVFLVDSTYKTNRFKRSLFEIVGVTSTDQTYSVCFTLMEEEKEDDYVWALEKFRALLDRNVLPSVIVTNPELPLISGLEKVFPTTKLLFCRWHISKDIRGVAKKEIADTETFTKFMERWEELVVSPSESEYDSCLRELESDYCDAETLLSYVKDIWLNPFKDRFVAAWTDLYVHLGNTSTKRAEGAHSRLKKQLNAANYDIQGMWKAMHPLINLQFTDIKASFEVSIKELQERHRVGILREVIGAISIAAIDHILKEKKRAGYKTLDVDSCGCVLRHTHGLPCAHELIKYEEEGRAIPLSSINSIWKKLSPTPDPPNRGDLDSRPEFHLFFEHFNESCEDRKVYLLKRLKELASPVEPAYLVSNGLLE is encoded by the exons ATGTTGGGCTCTCCAGAGAGGAAGGAGAATCCTCCAAAGAAACCCAGAATTGATAAGGACGATTACAACGAG TCATCAATGATCCAAGCCATCGATAATCAATTAGAGATTGAACCCATCATAGAGAATCAAGCCACTGATAATCATTTAGAAATTCCATCCGGGGAAGATGATATCAAGCCTGTTATAGAAGGTCAATTGGACAGTGAGCCCAATCTCGAAGATCAGTCAGAATATGTGCCGATTATAGAAGATCAAGCCATTTATGATCCGTCTGAAGTCGAGCCTATTTCCGTAGATCAAGCTGTTGATAACGATGCTGTACTCAAGCTTATTGGTGAAGATCAAGATGCTGCTCGCAAATTCGAAATCGAGCATGTTGACGAAGACCAAGTAACCACTAATCAGTTAGAAGGTTATGTGGGCGTCACTGAAGATGACGCTATTGATAATCAATCAGAAGCAGAGCAAAATTATGAAGAACAGGACATTGATAATCAGTTAGAACATGATCCCATTGCAGATGGTCAAATTGATCTATCCTCAAAATTCATCACTGATAGG GTATTTGAAACTCGGAAGGAGTTAATTGATTGGGCAAAAGAAACTGGAAGAGAAGTGGGGACTGTTATTGTGACTAAAAAGTCGGATTTTGTCACAGGGAGGACACCCAGGCTTCTTCTTGGCTGTGAACGGGCTGGTAAGTACAGGCCTCGTAAACCAGGAGCTGAGAGAAAAGGTGGAAAGAGGAAAAGCACTACAAAGTTGTGTGGGTGTCCATTTTTAATGAGGGGACTTTATCAACTAGGTACTCCAGATAAATGGAAGGTTAACGTTGTTTGTGGACGGCACAACCATCCATTAGTTGGTCATGTCGAGGGTAAATCAGGTATGGGTAGACTGACGGTCGAGGAGCGTAAGATTGTTGAAGAGATGTCTGCATCTGGTCTAAAGCTGAAGCAAGCACTCACAGTAATCAAGTCCAGAAATCCTACAAATGCATCAACTATCCGCCATGTTTATAATGCTCGAGCCACTTTAAGAAAGATTGAAACTAGAGAGAAATCTCATATGCTTCAGTTGATCAATGACCTTCAAGATAATGCGTACTTAGAATGGCGTAGATATACTGAGGATGCTGATGCGGTGAAGGACTTATTTTGGGCTCACCCAGAGTCGGTTCAACTAGCGAAGTGCTTTCCTCATGTTTTTTTGGTGGACTCCACATACAAGACAAACAGGTTTAAAAGGTCGTTATTTGAGATTGTAGGAGTCACCTCTACAGATCAGACTTATTCAGTGTGTTTCACATtaatggaagaagaaaaagaggatgACTATGTCTGGGCTTTAGAAAAGTTCCGTGCATTGCTTGACCGAAATGTTCTGCCATCAGTGATAGTGACTAATCCAGAGTTGCCTTTAATTAGTGGTTTGGAGAAGGTCTTCCCCACTACTAAGCTTCTCTTTTGCCGATGGCATATCTCGAAAGACATAAGGGGTGTGGCAAAGAAGGAAATTGCTGATACAGAGACATTCACAAAATTTATGGAAAGATGGGAAGAGTTGGTGGTGTCCCCCAGTGAGAGTGAGTATGACAGTTGTTTGAGAGAGTTGGAATCCGACTACTGTGATGCAGAGACCTTATTAAGCTATGTAAAGGATATCTGGTTGAACCCGTTTAAGGATCGTTTTGTTGCTGCCTGGACTGACCTATATGTACACTTAGGCAATACAAGTACAAAGAGAGCTGAAGGTGCACATTCGAGGCTGAAGAAGCAATTGAATGCTGCCAACTACGACATCCAAGGGATGTGGAAGGCTATGCATCCATTGATAAACCTTCAGTTTACAGATATCAAGGCGTCCTTCGAGGTAAGCATTAAGGAATTACAAGAACGACACAGAGTTGGTATCTTGAGAGAGGTCATTGGGGCTATATCAATTGCTGCAATTGACCACATTTTAAAGGAAAAGAAGCGTGCTGGATATAAGACTCTAGATGTTGATTCATGTGGTTGTGTGCTTCGTCATACTCATGGACTACCGTGTGCGCACGAGCTTATTAAGTATGAAGAAGAAGGGCGTGCAATTCCTCTTTCTTCAATAAATTCCATTTGGAAAAAGTTATCTCCCACGCCGGATCCTCCAAACCGCGGTGATCTCGACTCTCGCCCTGAGTTTCATTTGTTTTTTGAGCATTTTAATGAATCTTGTGAAGATCGGAAAGTGTATTTATTGAAAAGATTAAAGGAACTAGCCAGTCCAGTGGAGCCTGCATATCTTGTTTCAAACGGATTATTGGAGTGA
- the LOC113303758 gene encoding uncharacterized protein LOC113303758, whose translation MKDDKPPQHHQRKIITRFSQPLIYLLVISLSYTLGYLSSSSSSSTTHNITTTAATTSIQQPPSSSSSKTTTNTAKSTSSSIPTDSLDHFRFLTRCGKPVSGELIRQTLLYKVYNGTSPYNEFPPPHINSLIKEKRIKGAVFENLIRKVKPTTIIEVGTFLGASAIHMVELTRSIGLKTQILCVDDFRGWAGFRDERFKDIQMVNGDLMLMYQFMQNVVYSNVTELILPIPFSTQSTLDKFCEWGILGDLVEVDAGHDFHSAWSDINRAYKILRPGGVMFGHDYLTAADERGVRRAVNLFARVNGFRVLVDGQHWVIDSS comes from the coding sequence ATGAAAGATGATAAACCTCCACAACATCaccaaagaaaaattattacaaggtTCAGTCAACCATTAATCTATCTTCTTGTCATCTCTCTATCTTACACACTTGGTTacttatcatcatcatcgtcatcatcgacAACTCATAAtatcaccaccaccgccgccaccacttcTATACAacaaccaccttcttcttcctcaagCAAAACCACCACCAATACTGCCAAGTCAACGTCCTCCTCTATACCCACCGATTCATTAGACCATTTTCGATTTTTAACTCGATGTGGGAAGCCAGTTTCAGGGGAACTGATTCGACAAACGCTTCTATACAAAGTTTACAATGGAACATCGCCGTACAATGAATTCCCTCCACCCCATATTAATTCCCTGATAAAAGAGAAAAGAATCAAAGGAgctgtttttgaaaacttgattcgAAAAGTTAAGCCAACGACTATTATCGAAGTGGGTACGTTTTTAGGTGCTTCGGCGATTCATATGGTTGAGTTGACTCGTTCAATAGGTCTTAAAACTCAGATTCTTTGTGTTGATGATTTTCGTGGATGGGCTGGTTTTCGTGATGAACGATTCAAGGATATTCAAATGGTTAACGGTGATCTCATGCTTATGTATCAGTTCATGCAGAATGTTGTTTACTCGAATGTGACTGAGTTGATTTTGCCGATTCCTTTTTCAACTCAATCGACACTTGACAAATTTTGCGAGTGGGGTATTTTAGGTGACCTGGTTGAGGTTGATGCAGGTCACGATTTTCACTCGGCTTGGTCTGATATAAATCGGGCTTACAAAATCTTGCGACCAGGTGGTGTCATGTTCGGGCACGATTATTTAACAGCAGCGGATGAACGTGGGGTTCGGCGAGCTGTCAACCTGTTTGCTCGAGTGAATGGCTTTCGAGTTTTAGTCGATGGACAGCACTGGGTCATTGACTCATCCTAG